The Toxorhynchites rutilus septentrionalis strain SRP chromosome 1, ASM2978413v1, whole genome shotgun sequence genome contains the following window.
AGATGTTCCAGGACCGGGGGCTCTATGCGGTGCACGGTTTTTCTGCTTCGGATGGCTGGATGCATCGTTTTAAGCAGCGGTTTGGATTGCGCGTGAAAGCCGTAACAGGAGAAAAGGCATCGGTAAACGTTGAAGCGTACCTAAATTTCAAGAAGATTCAGGAAATGCAGCTATCACTATCCCAAGTCTTTAATGCAGATGAATCTGCCTTGTTCATCAAGCTCCTAGCCACACGCTCTGTCGTTACCTGTGATGAGACCGTGGCAAGCGGACGGAAGCAAAACAAGACAAGGTATACGTTTATGCCTTGCTCCAACATAGATGGTTCCCTAAAGCTTCCGTTGTATTTAATTTGCACTGCTGCAAAACCACGAGGAATCAACATCGAAGAACTTCCCGTTTCATATAATcattccaaaaaggcttggatgaCCAGACTGTTGTTCCGTCAATGGTTCCACGAAGAGTTTGTCCCCGCTGTTCGAAAATTttcggccgagagaggattggAGCCAAAGGCATTGCTGGTTCTTGATAATTGCACCAGTCATTATGACGTTGACGAATCTCTACAGAGTGACGATGGACTGATTCAAGTGATCTACCTCCTACCAAATGTAACTGCTGAATGCCAGCCGATGGACCAATCGGTCATCAATGCAATCAAGCGAAAGTATAAAAGAAAACTGATGCTCGCATTAATTCTGGAAAACGAACACTTAAGgtaaatttccaaatattaaatttttgtaattaattccaaatataaacacaaaactatgcgcacgatagtttttcgtctgtgctttttcaaaatttaaattcaaattctaatTGAGGTTTTATTTATGTACTTTCCTCTTTAGTTTCGAAGAACGATTGAAGAAGATTAATCTTCAACAGTGTATTTTGTGGTTGGCAACCTCTTGGGAGGAGATATCTGACAAAACTATACGTAATTCGTGGAAGAAATTGATCGATGGTTTGCCGGAGGATGCTGTTAATGTAGACTCGAAAGCGGCCGATGATGACTTCAAAGCGCTTGTGTCCAGGATTGACAGTTTGGCAGGAACAAAAACATCTGAGCAAGATATTGATCTGTGGATCAAAGATCAGGTGTATGATGGTGATCATAATCCAGATTGGGTAACCAGTGAAGTGTTTTCTGATGACGAGATTTTGTCATCAGTTCTCAAGAAAGATCAACCTGAAATGCAAGAAGAATGGTTGGTAGACACAGAAGATGGAAGTAATTCGTTTGATACTTCCATTACTAGTACCGGAGATCCTGATTTTGGCGATGCAATCAAGTCAATTGATTGCCTAGTTCGCTATATGAAGCATGATGTTGCAGAAGTATGCCGTTTGAACGCGCTACGTTCGAAAATCACTGAAGTTGAATGGCTAAAACGAGCATGTTGAAGAACTCtaccattttgttgaaaatgaatttacgtggtttgtttaattttgtttgaaacgtttaaaataaatattgtttttgttgaataatattcgattttatttatttcaatgattcatttaaaatttattttaaacctaAAAACACCATCCACGAgcccctcgaaaaaaattttacgtTGTCAGAAT
Protein-coding sequences here:
- the LOC129761169 gene encoding jerky protein homolog-like; protein product: MDGLQGSSTNVNRKRRSNFLTLVEKVRIIEDFEAGCGTHDFLGKKYGVGSSTVTRIIQKKEAIREAVDKFKEYGVNNRKTLKEQTFPLLEEALYIWILQQRQSNILLTVDILKAKAELLFKMFQDRGLYAVHGFSASDGWMHRFKQRFGLRVKAVTGEKASVNVEAYLNFKKIQEMQLSLSQVFNADESALFIKLLATRSVVTCDETVASGRKQNKTRYTFMPCSNIDGSLKLPLYLICTAAKPRGINIEELPVSYNHSKKAWMTRLLFRQWFHEEFVPAVRKFSAERGLEPKALLVLDNCTSHYDVDESLQSDDGLIQVIYLLPNVTAECQPMDQSVINAIKRKYKRKLMLALILENEHLSFEERLKKINLQQCILWLATSWEEISDKTIRNSWKKLIDGLPEDAVNVDSKAADDDFKALVSRIDSLAGTKTSEQDIDLWIKDQVYDGDHNPDWVTSEVFSDDEILSSVLKKDQPEMQEEWLVDTEDGSNSFDTSITSTGDPDFGDAIKSIDCLVRYMKHDVAEVCRLNALRSKITEVEWLKRAC